The nucleotide sequence ctctgacgtagaccgaatgcttattttgtatttaaagtggccgcaaagcaaacaagcttgttgatctcgtgcagactaaccacaaggtgggtaacgttataagttaacctcattaaatattgttgtggacgaaatattaagatcctttacttaaaatacgggggacacatcatagattattgcaaacgcgaaacagcaataatcaacctgtcctccattttgcttgggaactaatgtggtcggggctgcgttctctggaatccggtggattctacgttccgattggttgctgcccaaccgcgtcatagctcattaccataaagttgtcttgatttcaactctccccgacgctctcaacggccaagttgcgccgcgccgctcctcgcCGCTACTCGACGccggcttacattgaaaatgaatgatttccggccactttgacgctctcgatgccggcggtgtgaacgcacagttagaaACCCATGTTTGGTTGATATTGGTCATTTAACCTTACTGCTACAATGGCACCATAAAATAGCAACTACCGTGTGTTGGACAAGACCGAGGGTGAGACCAGAATACAGGATTCACATTTGACAATGTCAAATTGGAGAGTCTACTACACACATCATTTAAAGGATGACATACTCCTATTGCAGTAAACAGGCTTGGACcagaaattaaattacaaaatagtCTTGAAAATGATCAGAATAAATAATCACATCTTCTATGCACTAATTCTTATCTATATGTATAAAACCAGTTTTATAACATCTGTTCTGAGCACCATctctttacaataaaaaaaaacatctgacatACACACCAAAAGTCACAGTTAAAAACTCACAAACGGTAGTCTATTTCTTCGTAAAAGCTGAGATGAAGGGCACAAATAAAAACGGCATGAAAGGATGAGAACTAGCTGAGGTAAGGCATTAGCTAGCACAAGACACACAGAACGTCACGTCCAGCGGTTGTAAGGCCCAGTGACGTGCGTGAGGGCGTAGGGCGCTGACATGACGACGCCGTCACTCGTAACTGTGAGCGATTGACGAGTAGGGACCTGAAGCTTGTGTCTCTCTTCCGGATAAGTCTCGTTTTCACTCTCCGTATCCGAATCCATCTCCTTTGACCTATTGTTGAGTCCTAGACGCTCGGCTTCCTCTTTCTCCCTGGCCTTCTCTGCCATTTTAGCCTCCCATTGTTGCAGGCCGTGGCCCGGGGCATTCAGGCTCTTGTGCTGGTAGAAGACCAGGGAGATGCGGGTGGGATGCGTGCGGTTGGGCCGCAGGATGGGAGTGGTGGCATGCAGTTCCCGTCGAGCGCATTCGATCATGATGGAGCCGTGGGAAGGAGCCACAGCGACCCCTCCAATATCCCCATCGAAGAAATTGTGCTCGCTGTCTGACCACAATTCCTCCGCTTTACCCACCTCTGGGGTCAGGGGTCGTGCTGTAACGGGTGGGTTGTGGTGATCCTCCAGGTTCAAGCGACTGTGGAGACCCTCAGCCATGGTTGGGGAGAGCGGGATGGGAGCTGTGCCACCCTGGAAGCACCGTATCTCCTCAGGCTCTGATTTGAATGAGGGAGAGTGAGGATCGTTCGGATACGAGTTTTTGAATGGTTCAGACATCTGCCTGATGTTCTCAAGTCCGTGTCTAAGAGAAGGAGAGCCATTGCTGTGGCCCGTTCCTCTTGAGGGATCATGCGGTTGAGGGAACGCTGGGTGTGTGGACGAGCCAAAGCCGGAGGCCACAGGAGGTGTGTGGCATGTGTTACTCTGGTTGTATGGGACAGTAGAGTGGAAGTCTGAGAGTCGGTCTCCAATGCCTGGAACCCCAGACATTCGCATTGTGGAGCTTACATTACAAGTATCCTTTTCTGAACATGGTGAATGTTCAACAGAGTTGTGTTTGAAACCTGtggacaaaaaaagaataaaaataagaagcACCTCCATTTTAGAATCCTACAATCACCAAAATTTCCTGAATTAAATCAGTGGCCCAACACCAGTCCCTATTTTATGATAGATTTTCTCAAGAGAAATTTAtaccattttacaaaataatgttagtttattaaaagcagcatttaatttacataattaattgaaattaatctcACTGTATATCCCTATAAAACACATGGAAGTGTCCACTGCATGCACACTTTATTATACCGGTGGttgtcgcatcagtccaaaaatacgtcatgatgaggaaaaaaacatatataagttgcaccgGACTATAGGTGTTTCTCagtgtcaaggaaggatcctcggaagccagtatttcgaggatgctacgtcatcgacatccgtcgaaggactgttccaatgtcgaggatcctcggaatttcaaccaaggactgagtccttcgttcgaagaatatcccatacacaggaaaggatgcatacgtgtatccttcgcgctcttcgcgctctcaaatcacccacaatcctatgcgcacagctttgctatctaacgttagttcaaaaattcaaaaatgttgaacgttaacgtagtcggagcgttaacagtttttatttacgttaccaaacatttgttataactgtagtaaatataagtaaagtttgacatttaaatgccagcataaattactaccgtattgatattgtaaattatacaaatacaaatggttaactgaaccggacctgtcatttaacaattggttgcgtcaacggcatttcttttataaataactagttaagttctCCAAttagcgttattcaaacggaccttttcactgacgtaatgacgcaattacgtgcacttgctagcctgttccatttacgtgttctccgaatgcgAAGAGGAgcctcgcctagcctctgaaggaagtgacttggaaggatcagtcctgccaaggaagtatccttgacattgagaaacgcctcgtaattcacatttatttaggaTCCAAGAACCAAGacaaaacattaccatctacagccgccagagggcgctctatgctgttcagtggtagactacagccTACGTAGACGGTAAGGTTTTCTAttgattcatttctcttggttcatgtcaaataaattttgataaataagtcgcacctgactataagtcgcaggaccagccaaactatgaaaaaaagtgcgccTTATAGTTGGTAATAATATGGTATAtacggaaaatacggtaataaatattttcatgctAAAGTTGAATAGCATTCATTTTTGCGATTTGCTAAAAATTTtatgtaataatgttttaaaatctttataaaataattgttaaacaatattaaaaaataaacattataaacaggaaaatatacattttattaatgtgatgtttatctgctaacCCCCAGGGCATCTAAGATGATGgttaggtgactttgtttcttcagtagaacataaactgagatttttagctcaaaccgtTGAAGTCAgtcttataataagtggataagaatcacggctaaaacatacaataaaacaaaaaaaaacatacacaaacaaaaccaaattaattatacacaaaacaatcggtctgtataggaaactgaacagtatttatatcgttttataCCTTTGATTCAAGCAATGTCCGAACTATTAGAACTCCTGAGCGCATCCTGTTGTAAACGTTCTCAACAGGCGCATGAGGCGTCTTTTTCTTCTTACTTTATGGCAGATCACagataagtgcattaccgccacctatctctcaaatggaccagtgtcaatggtccatttgagagataggtggcggtaatgcacttataagtctgtgatccgccataaagcaaaaagaaaaagacaactCACGGGATTGGTTAAGAACGTGCACAGTTCAGACATTATATTGTGTTTAACAGAggtaaaaacacaatataaacacTGTTCCGTTTCTTTCACAGACcaatcattttgtgtttttacacatcaatgtacCGTCACGAGctacagggtttaatttggttttgtttgtgtagacTGCAACAACTGAagctaaaaatctcagtttgtgttctactgaagagacaaagtcacctacatcttggatgccctggggataagcagataaacaacacattttcatttttgggtaaactatctctttaaaatgaGTGTAAGAAGATACCAAACATGATCTATTAGCATGCATAAattagcatgtgtaattaaatatattcatatagtaaaaaaataaaaaacaaaaagaatgtaATACTGCATATTACAGAAAACCGATTGTTACTGGAACATCCTGGCTCATACTATGAGACAACCTGTTTTAGATGtcaccttaaagggttagttcacccaaaaataaaaaatctgtcattaattactcacccccaAGTCATTATTTATGTTtgctttgtgcacaaaaagtattcttgtagcttcataacattaaaaCTGAACCACTGATGTCTCATGGACTGTTTATCGATGTGCTTACTACCTTTCTTTGCCATAAAACATTTCAGCAGCATTGTGATCTATACAGGGTCACAGACCATTtttgatttaatcaaaaatatcttaaattgtgttctgaagatgaagtaaggacttatgggtttggaacaacatgagggtgagtaattaatgacagaattaaaattttttggtgaactaacgctttaagTGTACGTTAACATGACAACGATGTACAAGaaactgaaaagttttttttgcattttagaaAGTTTTCGTGGCCAATAGTTTGTGATGTCACTTTGCAAAGAAACACTGTGCACATATGCATTCCTATAGACTAAAGACGTAATAAGTATGAGCATGACATGACCAGAACGAGGTATACCTTTAAGAGGCTCGTTCTTCACTTTCATAGGGGTGCACTGTTTACTGTCCAGGCCACTTATTTTCTCAGCATGGGCTCTTTTAGCCTCCATCTTCCTCTTGCGTGCTGATTTGACAGGCTCAGCCAGCATCCTCACTTCTCTTGGGAAAGCAGAGAGGACCTGCATTGCCCCAGACTTTATCTTGGCCCACTGGCCCTCAGCATGGCCAAACTCATCCGTGTCAGAGATCTTGTAGAGCGGCAGGACATGCAGCTGCTCGTCGTTTGGAATGTTCCGCACTGCACGGTTATCCTCCTTGGTTAAAGTGCATACCTGTGGTACACATGAGGCATATGCATATCTCATTTATCTCAATAGAGTCTGAAAATGGAGGAAATAAGTATTAGTAGGACACTGACATTAATAGTGGAAGTGAGACTCACCACAGTGCTTCCATTGgtcatgttctgtgtgtctttgTGGGCATGAGCGCAGAAGTCCACACACGCAGTCACACCAGAGAAAGGTCGACCTTCACTCCTGCCCAGCCGACAGTCCTGCCCTtgctgctccagctccacctgACGGGTTACACATCATTATGATGCTTTCCTTACAAATATACACCAAGCTCAGTCTTGGATGCTATAGAAATATCAACATATTCACGTAATCAActaaataagctaaaaaaaaattacagtttaacatgtGAGATTTTGATTACTTAATTCCTACCTGGTTCTGAAATGCATCAGGAGCAAGTTTCTTGTACACAGGGGCCAAATCTGATGCCAGATTCTGCAAGTTTTTCTCCAACTTCTCCTCCTAACCACAAAATCAAACATTATTGTAGTTTGAAAGATGAATTAAATGGACCATAAGGCATaaatacactacctttcaaaaacTTTATTAGTGGagtttttgcaatgaaaaaacACCAGGCATGCAACTCTTTTATGAATTCACCTATAGATTTAAGTCCACCATGTGAGCGAATTTCTGTTAAATGTTTTACTTATaccgcttttccactgcatgttaTGGCACGGTACGCTTCACTTTTGGAGGGTTTTCCattgggtacagtacctggtacccggtactttttttagtaccacttcagttgaggttccaagtgaacttTACCGTTACTAAAACGTGacatgtaaactctgctgatcacggaTTGGCCGGAGAGAATCGTCACTTTGAGACAAACACAAATGAACCGCtatatttaaatcagcacagccaacCAACGATCGAACGCAACTGTTTGATAGAGCAGAAGAGCTGCTTCCTGCTGAGGAAGTACAGACGTTCCTCTCATTGATAGCAGAGGAGCAGTTCCAGCGAGAGCTTAATCGGGCAATGtggaattaaaacttttttttttaggagtcgTAGCAGTATAGGTGGCGCAACTATAACGACATATGAATAATACTGCCCATACTTAAGcaatactaaactgcagtggaaatgcaaacCATGCCGTGCTGTACCGTTCTGAACCGTGCCGAGCTGAGTCGTACCAAGAAGTGGAAAATCACCACTAGTGCCACTAAAGGGCAGCTGGTTAAAGTGGTTCAGGTAAACAAGGTCATTCAGGTATGCTCGCACAGGATACTCTCACCAGAGTTGCACTCTTATTTAAAGCCACTATGGCAGAATTTTGAAGACCAGCATGATTCTTCCataacaaaacatttctttacATATTTGGACTGAGAATGTATTTCCCTTGAGTCCATCTAGTGCTCACCTCCTCAGGATAGTCTCCCTGCAGTCTGAACTTCCGGGGGATTTTGCTGCGTGCAAACTTGCAGCCATTGTAGTACATACTCCAGGAGCAACCAAACGAGAACGAGGCACCGCAGGTCTCTGGGTCCAGACCCTGACACGCACATGTACGACTAACAGGAGAGATGAAGAAGGTAAGTCACAGTGCAATAATAcactataatgtaaaataatactgtTTAATACAGAATTTGCTGGTGGTGCTATCATTTGCTTGAAAATGTGGAATACGCACAcactatattattaatataatctaGCCTGGTCTTTTCAAGCAGTGAATGCACATTTATAAAATGATGGTGTGAAGGAGTTGGTGTAAAAGCTTAAAGAAAACACTCCAAGAACAACtaacaaatgttattttgtaCTTGTATGAGGGAGGATGTGTGTTCATGAATCATTTCCACACACTCTGTCCGTATGTTACTTGTGACTCACTCCTCATTGAGGGCACAGCGGCGGCTAGTGGGTGAGCCATATttgcagagagtgtgtgtgagctcCTGGTACAGCCTGTCAGCCACACTTCGTGGGATCCCTTCCCAGGCCAAGATGAGAATGACTACCACTGCGTTCTGACAGCAGTGACCAGCACGCTGCCGCACAAGacacaacaacttctcttcctcaCTTCCTCGACGTATGATCTGCAGAATTTAACACATGTGCACACGTATATGAATGAACAGTCATCCTGCAAGCTCTTCGCAGACTGCTAGTTATTTCACACGGGTCACTTACCCACTTGGCGATCGGGCAACCCTGTGAGCTCCGCCCCTCTTTGCCTGTATACACAACAACCTCCATACGGACTGCGTTGCCTTTCTCACCATATCTGTGAAGAAAACAGTGCAGTGAGTTGTGTGTGTTAAGCACTACAACAGTGGTtttcaaaagttcaaaagttttttgAAGCCCTCAAATATGATTATACCTTTGCAACAGACCTCCCTTCAGAAAATATATAGAtccatatatttttatgtaaaaagacTCAGTTATAGTGTGTAGGAAAAAACTTAAATGTGAAGACATGTTGTTTCTAAGATTAAATAACTGACTTTTAAACTGTGATTGTATTGAAGCCAAACGAGTTAATTGTTCCCACCATAACATAAATGTTAGACCTaaaatctcaaattcagattTTAATTCAGATGTAACTACTTTAAGATTTGTGTTtcttactgttaaaaatatatgCAATGAAGAACAGATCCATCTAGATtcaatatgcaaatatatgcaaaaaagaacaccaatcagaattcagtattcaaatattatgacatcatcatcatcatcattaggTGCATTTTGAATTGTGGGCATTTCAACAATAAACCAAAACAGAGATTTTCAAACTTTaatcttacatttaaaaacagactGACGTTATCTACAAAACTAAAAATTGTTCAAATGGATTCTGTATATTAAGTggtttgaatttaattaattgcaGAAGTGTAATATTTAGGGAAAACAGAAGGTGGAATAGAGGGGGGACGGGATTGGGAAAGCGCAACCATGCTACATGTTGGATTGATTATAAATActaaacattataattattagtaaaaatgaataatagttaatttattttattcattcatttatttgttttattcttattttattaaataaatgtataattttttattaaatataatttctttttaattttacaacaaatattttgttttgtaatatattgaaacaataatttaaataattaaaacaattaatacatttaaaattaggaaattaaatgtatacacacagaattaatacaaatgtatatattttttgtgttggATCCCGTGAAAACATTACTGCATGTAAACAACTGAGATCCACGTTACCTGTTCTCCATCATCTCTCTCACGGCTGCTACATTCGGGCCAGATCCAAGGTGAGTGTAGTACGGACCCTCCTCTTTCTCAATTATTTGTTCTGTAGAGGAAAATTGTGTTCAGATGAACTGAAAGTAGTTCTagcaaacttttatttaaaattatgataTGGCTAATATGACTTACCCACACAATCACAGGAGGGCAGCTCTGTGTTTTGTTTGGAGGGGGTGTTGAGGAGATTCTTGGTTGGTGTGTTCAAGAACCTCATTGGAGACTCCAAAAAGCTGTTGATCGTGTGCTTGGTAGGAGTCTGTTCTCCAGTGTCTGCCACATCACCATTCCCCAAATGCACATTGGATGTCGACAATACTGTAACACCTCCAGACTTCTCAACTTGGTATAATCCATTGTGATTCGAGTGCATGTGTTGATGATCATTAATGCCGTTGGCTTTATGGTACATCACTGGGCTTTGCGGCGGGTCTTTACAGGGTTCACTGGCCATGGTCTGCTGAGGTTGTTGTTTAGCACCATGGTTTAGCACATCGTAGGTTTTCGATACCTGAGAAATCATTTGTTGTTCACATTCATGCCTTGGCCATTGGCTAGCACCTAGATGGTCATTTGTATGATTGTGAAACAGCCCGTTTGGTGGTGGTAAAGAATGACTTTGAGCTCCTTGCTCGTATTTAAAGTGAAAGCCATTCTGCTTACCAGAACCTAAGATCGTTTCAAAGTGCTCTTTCTTCAGGGAGTTGCTGTGGAATAAGAGCTGCCTGTTCTCATGATGAGCCTCTGCTATGTACTTTTTCAGGTCTATCTGCATTTGTGGAAGAAACAGACTCCTCTTGTGATGGAAAATCATCTTTTGTTGTGAATTGGCTTTCTGAAGGGTGCCCTTGAGTGGGGTTTTCCTGTTGGGCGTCCTCTTGGCCAATGGAATCCTACAATGGTTGCCCTCGATCTCAGCAGCTTTCTTCTTGGACATCCTGGGTTTTGATGGGGCCATTTTAGGTTTACTTTGCTTTTTTAAGTGCTG is from Carassius auratus strain Wakin chromosome 13, ASM336829v1, whole genome shotgun sequence and encodes:
- the LOC113112936 gene encoding methylcytosine dioxygenase TET2-like, coding for MPRTPRAPKKSSSASKKQNVRRVKASKTRRQTVNLLKANVKIRKAIDKKQAAKATQRTVVSKPSKRTVKNVPVAKGSRHTRGSSNQNGLLSKLNGKGKSPHNSVSCPREVKSYRRVVTKKQGVLEIREQDTDTKRSEVHDTNGDGQQKGAEIPTGEGQSVNISSEETPEDHRETVVHNTDQAEEETVKAGTETLQNESCSASTEQPKTAFVEQHDSHDPVNNVDFAYNNNTSDPTTPSPSQSDKYVSGQIEEVQHIVPHVNFPDNSFQSAPENSTEAGETVASNESPALEKIADAPQKENEFESTVDLDAKDENDDEMSMKKEGALSLLSLSMTIYNSTLCDMARGPQATTTLSSSTESTQSSFDSDSELVLEHGASGNPSLQVEDIQQRLLQVQERRDRKRRIHCGVCTPCLRKINCGECRSCLNRKTGHQICKLRKCVELRKKPLMIYTGEVQSEANSVNGTRSEQMEETCAAPEEEAQYVSLTHNVPPDVPTPIQHGLLPAPPGKEPRATDVLLPHNSSPTSHKGAEYMKPNTERHVVPTEPHAILHRSTFKKSCESESFQEQVVPLKNIKIEEQWVEIDDQHTKRLETSGCYEDALSTLAAVVCFSSTDRKSLEERLFGAQASDMCLKTEPKEEPYQCQLNQGKTPEEPPQNDNIALSVQSLVQHRNISIDQAIAIEALTQLAATPQTVPFEQENQSQDAQREMSTCFTSSNHIPLREAKPVSDVFSNKVSVISSSLHQTSVIRNPLNRPANFTQNQHCASTSRKLSLKDLLVASSECEKLSYTTENRRNGQALCKADRLEGTFKKYKHGEGTQISRKRDEEEVAAQLVQLAFMIESRQMQVSENNPPKGMPTQNMKYNHNYLGQHLKKQSKPKMAPSKPRMSKKKAAEIEGNHCRIPLAKRTPNRKTPLKGTLQKANSQQKMIFHHKRSLFLPQMQIDLKKYIAEAHHENRQLLFHSNSLKKEHFETILGSGKQNGFHFKYEQGAQSHSLPPPNGLFHNHTNDHLGASQWPRHECEQQMISQVSKTYDVLNHGAKQQPQQTMASEPCKDPPQSPVMYHKANGINDHQHMHSNHNGLYQVEKSGGVTVLSTSNVHLGNGDVADTGEQTPTKHTINSFLESPMRFLNTPTKNLLNTPSKQNTELPSCDCVEQIIEKEEGPYYTHLGSGPNVAAVREMMENRYGEKGNAVRMEVVVYTGKEGRSSQGCPIAKWIIRRGSEEEKLLCLVRQRAGHCCQNAVVVILILAWEGIPRSVADRLYQELTHTLCKYGSPTSRRCALNEDRTCACQGLDPETCGASFSFGCSWSMYYNGCKFARSKIPRKFRLQGDYPEEEEKLEKNLQNLASDLAPVYKKLAPDAFQNQVELEQQGQDCRLGRSEGRPFSGVTACVDFCAHAHKDTQNMTNGSTVVCTLTKEDNRAVRNIPNDEQLHVLPLYKISDTDEFGHAEGQWAKIKSGAMQVLSAFPREVRMLAEPVKSARKRKMEAKRAHAEKISGLDSKQCTPMKVKNEPLKGFKHNSVEHSPCSEKDTCNVSSTMRMSGVPGIGDRLSDFHSTVPYNQSNTCHTPPVASGFGSSTHPAFPQPHDPSRGTGHSNGSPSLRHGLENIRQMSEPFKNSYPNDPHSPSFKSEPEEIRCFQGGTAPIPLSPTMAEGLHSRLNLEDHHNPPVTARPLTPEVGKAEELWSDSEHNFFDGDIGGVAVAPSHGSIMIECARRELHATTPILRPNRTHPTRISLVFYQHKSLNAPGHGLQQWEAKMAEKAREKEEAERLGLNNRSKEMDSDTESENETYPEERHKLQVPTRQSLTVTSDGVVMSAPYALTHVTGPYNRWT